The DNA region GTACTATACACGAGTATGGATATGAGTGATGACTGGAAACAATGGATTTATGCCTTCAATTCTGAGTGACAGTCTGCCTGTGATGCTGTTGAGTGTGTCAGCGGGAATGGGCCGGAAATAAGCGGGGCCGAAGCAAACCGAGGTTGATAGCGCCAAGTTTCAGAAGATCCCCTCATCACAGTGACCGGAAACCGTTTGACGATGAGGATAGCGTGAGTGAGGGGGGACCTGGACGGTTCTTTTCCCCAATTTGGAGTCTTTTCTATTTTGGTTTCTATTAAACATGAGCTCTTTGCATTTTGTCGTCCTATCCAAGAGTTCTGGTTTTGCTCACTCATTCCGGCTTTCTGACGCGACGCGctcactctcactcacaACCGTCCACTCGGTGCTCAACGCCAGCAAGAGAAGTTTCGTCACAACGTCAAGAAATCAGGACCAAGGGCCCCTTTTtgaaaaagcaaaaacaatGGACCCCAAACTGTACACCAAGTCAGCTGCACCGTCGTCGACCAAGTGGCCTGCGCCCAGTCCCAGTGCCAGCATCCTGGTCATCTCGCCCACCAACAAAGTAttgctgttgaagagagTGAAGACGGCCTCTTCTTTTGCGTCCGCGCATGTATTTCCTGGTGGCAACGTGGATGAGTTTCATGATGGGGTGACGGCCAAGGATGAGCACCTGGACAATATCGTCTATCGAAATGCTGCCATCCGTGAGACTTTTGAAGAGACGGGTATTTTGTTGAGTAAAAGCCATGTTGAAGTCAGTGATGAAGTGAGGGACAAGGGACGAAAGGATGTCTACAACAGACAGATCACctttgggggttggatcAAGAACCATGGTGGTGTGGCGGACACAGGTTTGTTTTTGTGCTCCTCGCCCCTTTTCTCGTCAACGGACTTTTAACACAGATAGactccctcatccccttcaccaGATGGAtcaccccacccccagccaAAAAGCGCTTCACAACCCAAATGTACCTCTACTTCCTCCCAGTATCCTCCGCCAACTCGTTCTCTGAAAAGCCCAGCAAGATCCACACCCCTACCCCAGAAGGCGAGCAGGAAAAGGAGCACACCTCTGCGGAGTGGGAGTACCCCCTCACCTGGCTGTCCAAGGCCCAAAGCGGGGAGATTATGCTTTACCCACCGCAATTCTACCTCTTGaatctcctctccccctttttgAACAACTCCAATACGGATTATGCCACGCAgcggaagggggtgaggcaATTTCTGGAAAAGGTGCCGACTTCAAGCGGGGAGTACGACTCGTTTGATGGAAAGCTCAAGCCCAAGGTGTTGAATACCCATCTGATTGGCTGGAAAGACAAGGTTATCTCGCCTAGTGTGATGTTTGCGCCGGGGCAGCTGTACAGGGACGAGACCGTGTTGAGTTTGGAGTCGCCTGGTCCTGAGCTCAGGGCTCAAAAGGGGAAcatgaggggaggggatgcggagagggtggtggttgttgaatTTGAGAGGAAGAGTGGCCCGAGGGGGATCAAGATTGTTgacaggagggaggtggggaggctgtgggaggagaaggagaggaagggggcgaGGATATGAGGTTGAGGTAGTTACTGTCTGTAACCGCCTGTTCGTTTGAAAGGCATCCGTGGTGCTCTGATGCCGGATTTTGGATGGAGAATAAGAGTGGACGTTCTAGGTTTCAAGTGGGTGTCCATCGACGTCCTCTTTCCTTGTTATGTAAGGCAAGCAGTGCCTTGAGCTTGAACACTTTGAGTTTGCTTGTCTTTGAGCTTCTGAAAGCTTTTAAATTCTCCATCATATAACAAATTTGGACCACCAAGAAACTTGAACCGCATTCCTGTCGTCTCTCTTATCTTCATCCAGCAAACACATTTACCCCATAGTGTTTCTTTTCAGGTTGTCCTGTAAGCTAGTGCACACGTTAGGTATTTAACCGGCCAAGCACCATTCAATCTTCCAAGCATTCTCAGTTCCAATGGACCCCCCCACTGTTGCCTCCTGTGATACCCATCTGAGGCTTCTCGAGTCTTTCGTGGCCTTGAGGGACAGGGTGCGATAATGGGCGCAATCGAACCAGACAGACCAAGAAGCATTGCGGGATTACTTCGTTTTACAACCGCCCGGTTTTATCGTTGGGTTTTCTCCGTGAGCGATACTGCGATACAAACCTCGCTGCCACCGCTCGGTGAGTTAGTAAGCTTCTGCATATATGATTTTATCGTGGATATGCTAATGGTTCTGCCTCTGATAACATAGACATGCTAATGATGTGGCATTCCTTCATATTAAATCCGTATGTTTATAGAGACTGGTGCACAGTAGTCCGTCTCAGCGGGGCGCGGTCTACAGTGGAAACTGCTTATAGGTAACATGCTGGTTTTATTCCAACATACAAAATAACTCCAGGACAACGATTAACAAAGTGGTCTTATTCAGCACAAAGCCATCGATACTGATCCGGCAAAATTCTCTATCTTAGAGTCACAAGTGCGGGATATTGCACTTCTAGGCACGTCTCAGACCGACGTTTCCCAGCTTTTATCAGTGGAAATACTTGAGATTTCGGCAAGGAATCACGACTTACCTACTTACTAACCTACTACGTACGACTTAGTAGCTGCTGTGAACCTTTAGTCTAAGTTCGCCCGAATAATAATACGATTTGGATGGATTTATAGCCCCTATTTATACTTAATTCTTCGGCGTGCGATCATACGATCCAGTAGCTTTCTTCGCCAGTAGGCGTGCCTACCCTGGACATAGACCTGGTCTGGCATACACACTAACTCTCCCCCGCACAATACTTCCAATTCTCAAGAAATGTCACCCACGGACATTTTATTAACCATAATAACGACCTCGAGCACAAGGCCCTTTCTTCTGGTTTCGAGCAGACAAAACAGCTGTACAAGCGCCATTTTGGCGAGAAATATGTTCTCTGCAATAGCTGGTTCTGTGAGGCAGCTCGTTTACAACCCGACGGGGTCTTGCCGAAGGCCGAGCTGACGGCGGTTTAACGGTTGATCAGAAACTCAAGCTTTTTGCTGCCAGTAAAGCTTGACCTAGCAGAATGTAACTGCCACAACCGTGAGGTTCCATACCAGCCTGAAGGAGGctgtggaggttgtggaggctGTGCGGGCGGTGGAAATCGTTGTGTCGGTGCTTAGAGCATTGCCTGCAAGACACC from Podospora pseudoanserina strain CBS 124.78 chromosome 1, whole genome shotgun sequence includes:
- the SLX4_2 gene encoding 5'-flap endonuclease (COG:L; EggNog:ENOG503Q4XE), whose translation is MSSLHFVVLSKSSGFAHSFRLSDATRSLSLTTVHSVLNASKRSFVTTSRNQDQGPLFEKAKTMDPKLYTKSAAPSSTKWPAPSPSASILVISPTNKVLLLKRVKTASSFASAHVFPGGNVDEFHDGVTAKDEHLDNIVYRNAAIRETFEETGILLSKSHVEVSDEVRDKGRKDVYNRQITFGGWIKNHGGVADTDSLIPFTRWITPPPAKKRFTTQMYLYFLPVSSANSFSEKPSKIHTPTPEGEQEKEHTSAEWEYPLTWLSKAQSGEIMLYPPQFYLLNLLSPFLNNSNTDYATQRKGVRQFLEKVPTSSGEYDSFDGKLKPKVLNTHLIGWKDKVISPSVMFAPGQLYRDETVLSLESPGPELRAQKGNMRGGDAERVVVVEFERKSGPRGIKIVDRREVGRLWEEKERKGARI